ttatgctGAACAGCATTGGTACCAATATATATCTTGGAGGGCCCCTTCCATTGCTATAGCAAGTATCTATGCTACAGCACCATACCTGCTGTaccgcagctgtgctgctgtagcacttgtagtgtagacgtgccaTTGAAGAGATCATTAGAGAGTTTAGTGACAGCAGTTTCAATGGAATGGAAATTGGATTGTTGAGAGTCAAGAACTGAGCTGAATGAGAGAAAGTCAATACATCAGCTGTAGACAGTCAATTCAGTTAGCTTGGAGGTGAAGGGGAAAAGGGAAATAATGCTGGTGAAACCATTTGGGTCAagggtgttttattttttaagatagGTGAGATCAAAGCATACTTGTATTGTGAGGGGAATGAATCTGGAGAGCGAAAACTTCAGAAGAAAAGTGAGGCAACTAGGGGTCTGGAAGTGGCAGTGCTCAAGGAGCTTGATTTTATTACTTTCAATTCTTTATtcagtaatttttaaaattgaattcgTGTTATTGTTTTCCTGTTCTGCAGGTGCCTTATGTTTCATTCTCTTTTGTTTCTCTTTAGCAGCAAGAAATAGGAGTGGGGCAGTCCAAAGTTATCATAAAATTGTATTTATCATTCTATTTCCATGTCCTCCTTtgctggggggagtgggagaaGAGTTCTGCAAGGGTGAACAAGAAAAGACAACACAAACTTAATACTACCGCTGCTGCCCTCAGACCTGCTCTGAGCTGGTGGGTTTTATGGACTAGACCCAGCAGAGACCACCTGAACATTGCCCTTGTTACTTTTGGGCCTGCATACAACCAGCTTGAGAAGTGACAGAGCCAGTGCTTTAGACTGTCAAAACTGTCACTGAGAGGTAGAAAGCACAGAAAGAATATTTGTACTTTTGCAGCTGCTATACCAGTGTGTGGCACTGCAATGATAGAGCGATGTAGTAGTTAATCATTCTAGGAGCAAGCACACCACCAACCATACTATGAACATCTGTGCACACTAGTAATAATTGTATGCGTGGAAGGAGGATGTGCTACAGGCATGCTATAATGTTAAAATGTCAAAATTCTCTATGGGCCTATGAATAACTGTCACGTTATTGTTGTAAAGTGGGCAGCCCCTGGGTCCCTACACTGATGGTTTCTCAGGACTTGATTCCAAGGGGTGCCAACTACCAGTAACGTTCATGGTcagctgctgctcccattgaattGGATGGAAAAACTTGCACCCACTTTAATGGGTGTGTGATCAGGCCTGTAGCTTGAAAGTGGACAGGTTAATGCTTCAAAGAACACAATGTAACCCAACAGGAAGAGGGAAGCATTTCAAAACCTCAAAGTTTAAACTCTCCCTACAGAAAAATTAATACACCTCtccccgatataatgcggtcctcgggagccaaaaaatctcactgtgttataggtgagaccgcgttacATCAGGGTAGGGAGAGAAACCACTTttactgctccccgccccagcttctccctcccacccaggcttgccacgccaatcagctgtttggcctggcaagcctggaagggggagaagggagagcagagCAGTGGCGGCGCACTCgtgggaggcggagcggaggtgagctagggcaggggggccgcagcaagtaaaggggggagcacagaggaaccactccccatcccagctcacctccggtccacctcctcctcctcctcccacgagcgcgccactcagctctgcttctcctccctccaagGCTtgccgcgcaaaacagctgattggcacggcaagcttgggagggaggggggagaagcggagctgcggcTCACTCGTGGGAGgcggcggagtggaggtgagctggggtgggaggccctggggagggccgcagcaagtaacaggggaggcgcagaggaaccgctcgcagtaacacgaattcggatataacaagGTAAAGCAGCCTTgtcccctggagcgctgctttactgtgttatatcctaattcgcgttatatcggaccacattatatcggggtagaggtgtagttgcacACAAACATCAAAGCAACCAGTTCTTCAAAATAATCTCCTGTCTTCACCCatcacttaccctcacttctcctccAAATCTCTTATAACCTACTTCTTCAAGCACTAATAATTCCTTCACTAGGACTATTTAATGTTTTGGCTAAtatttgtcttatttttcagattaTGAGCTCTTTGGGCACGGACAAGCTTTATGTTTGTGAAGCAATGTAGAGATTTATAGCAATACTATttgcatatttttattacaagtccCTCCATAGTATCTCAATCTGCTAGCATAAAGAACTGTTAGTTAGATTGCTTAAAAAAACATGTATGGCATATCTATATTATATATAACCtgtttaatggaaaaaaaaaaaccacattaccAGAGTCTTCCATTTTTAAATAGTATCTTATCAATGTACCATTACATTAATTGAAAAATCATGGCATGCTACCGGGTGTTTGGCAAGCTAATAAACTCACTTTAACTGACAAAAACAGAATTAAAGCTGACGCTCCATTCTTAGGCTCCCTCCTGCTTTGCTTAGCCTTGGTGCACACACTACATAGAATATCACACAAAATTGATAATTGAAATGAGAAAAGTTGCACAGTTTTTTCCATGATGGCTCTAAAGTTCCTAGCTtttgccagtttaaaaaaaaaaaagaaacctagCTTTTAGACTAAATGTTTTTTGGCAAGTTTTCTACCACCATAAAAACTCCAACACAAAAGGAATATTCACTACTGCTTTATATTATCTGTGTTGAAGATTTATAGCGGACTTAACTTATACTTGGTCTGATATCTATTCATATTGATAAAAATgaacatacttttaaaaataaatatttcatctTTGATCCACAAGTTTTTCAAGGGTGGTTTAACTTACTTTGGATTGAAttcttttctgatttttcatGCTAAACTTCTCCTTCATTTCCTCCAAAAGATGCTTCAGTTTTCTCTCCTCTGAAGTGCCTAAATATTTTTGGTTAACATGAAGATAACAATGCCATTTGGCTGATTCAAAGCCCCAGTGGCAGGTCCTCTTGTCAGGAGATCTATGTGAATGCATCACAAATGTCTGGGGTGAAAACATTCCATAGCACTCCAAACACTGGATACACGGAGCATCCGGCTGAAGATAAAATTGAGGTGCAAACAAACCCTGGCACTTGCCCAAGCATTCATGCTCTACTTCAAAGGCACTGCCAGTCTCTTTCAATTGGACCAATGTGTTTTTTGCAGGAAGCAGAGTGCCATTTTGAGGAAAAGTGCGAGGACGTAGTAAAGCATTGCATAGTCTTTGAGCATCAGTCAGTGTGATCAACCCACAGGATGGGGCATTAAACGGAAGGATTCCCAAAACCTTTAGGATATGAAGCTGGTCAGAAGTGCACCTCGAGCAGTATATATACAGTTCATCGCACACTGTATTAATTTGCTGTAGTGAAAAGTCTCGGAGCACTGAATTCAACACTTGAGGCAAACAGAGTCTCTTTTCTCCTCCAACTTTAAAACAAGAAATAGATTCTCCCTCTAGTATACTCTGAGTGAGCTCAGTGGAACTGTCTGAAGGAATGAGCAGTGGACTAGGAAGTATCTGTGGTGATGGAAGAGGCACGAAGACAGTGGGTGACATGCTTTCCTGGGAATAACGAGCTGAAAAAGCTGCTGGTCCACCCAGTGAACTCTGGCTGCTTAAATGGAACTGTGCCAATGTGTGTTGCAAACCAGGATTTAAATTTAAAGACTCAGATAATGTAGTACTGTTTGGTTTGGCATTTTCTCCATCAGACTCCATGGGAGTTTCTTCATATTCATCCACGTTTTCCTTCTTTATTGTTGGCAACTTATTTACTACAGCTTGTACTTTGCTATTTACATGCTTCTCTGTCATTACTTTTTTCACTGGTGGACTGCCATCTTCTTGGACCTCACTCTCTTTTTGCTCAGAACCTGGACTTACAGAGAAATCTGTTTGTGGACTTTCCATCACTGaactgcagaattttaaataaataagtttGAAATGTGCATCTTCCtagttgtgtgtttgttttgtttttcttaaaaacacGCCAATTTCCAACTATTTTAATTCTCTCACACCCAGCAAATGTTGTGCCACCTCCTTAAAGTGAGGATTTAATCCTTAGACCTCAAGAGCTACAAATGTAATCCGTTCTGCATGTAGCAGCATCAAATTCAAGGGTGGAAGGGTTAACAAAAGTTTTATTTtgggtttaaaaatatttgttcgGTTCTCttttattaaatggattaaatggACAGCACAATGTACATACAAAAGGGTATAATTTCATACCCCTACACCATTATTTATAGATCATTCTAATGAATTAATCTAGTAGAAAAATTGGGGTTTGGTGCAAAAAAAGTCTGGTATTGAttaagtttttcttttaaaaaacatattggCTTTTCATATATGCTTGCATTTAagtattaaaatacaaaaattatCTCTTGTTCTCACTGAGCAGTGCTGGTGTTAATGCAAATCTTCCAAAAGTTAATTTCAGTTGTGTGTATACTTATGCAGTACATCCCTTTCAACTCACAGGATCGAGCACAGAGCTTAGtcgctttatttatttattgtgcagCCAAGTTTAAATCACACCTCCAGTGGTGGAGAAATTTATTATAGTAATTCAGTGATAAATCCACAAATTAAAGGCAGATCCGGGGTTGCTGGTGGAAACTAAACATCCCTATAGTGTCAGCATCAGTAAAAATTACCCTAGCATGTATCAGTTTTCCTACCCCAACTTATTGGCAATGAAAATAAGATCCAGGCCATCAGCAAGATTCATTTTTGGGGCTAGTAATACAAATCTCTGTCAATCCTTTTATATAAcctgtaaaaagaagaaaagatCAGTAATCATCATTCGAATTTATTTGAAGAGTACAATCTTTATCTAAAACGGTCTCTCAATTTTGAAATGGATTCAATATAGTAAAGTAGGGATACGTTCCCTAAATAACTAATTTGGAGAGAGCTTTGATTTAAAATCATAAACCCTATTATGGCAGCTGCATAAACCTTGCAGCAGCAATGTAACTCAGAGTGCTGCAAACATGTGGCAAAGGGGACACAGAGGGGAATCACCTATTCCCTCCCCCATTCAATGCTCTGTAAAGCCCAGGGACAGAATCCAGAAAAAAAGGAATTACCACATCTCTCTTCCATGCACTGCAAAATAAGAGAAGATTAACACAGGGAAAGGGGACAACTAGCCAGATCCTCTTTCCTTGAATATGTTCATGAAATGAAGGTATTTTCTCCCAACCTCAATTCTCACACTTTTTACATTCAGTACCAGCCAAACAAATCCAACATAACTAAACTGAAACAGCCTAGACCCTTTCCCACACCAGACGCCATGCAACACTCACCACTACTGCTTCCTCTCAGCCAACCTCTATACTTATTATGTGATTTTCCACAGCTCACATGCGCTATATTTTCCCTGAGATTAacgtcccctcccccatgctttcCTCTGACACACTGACCCTTCCTGGAATAACCCCAACACTCACCACCATCCCGTCTCTCTCACACTCCACCCAGACTAGCCTGCCCCTCCCGCCCATGACTCACCTCCACCTCAGTCTACATCACTCACTCAACCATTACCCAGGCTCTCCTCTGACTGGACTCCATCAAACACAGGGCTTAccctttcctccttccttccacggACACCCCAAATACTGAAGTGATCCCGCATTCAAACCTACCACTGACTCTTCCAACCCCCTGACAATTCTCGTGTAGCCCCCTGATTTCCACCTCTCAGCGGCACGTCACACACACAACTTCTCCTcggccccatccacacacaaaccccaccacccaactcttcacaacccctcccccaggacacacacacacaacccacccttcccagccaggaataaTTCCCTTCGTTCAGCGACTCCCCACATTATGACCCCCCCCTCCTTATGGGGTCCCCCTCCCCCGAACGCACACCCGACCACGAAataacacccctccctcccccactaagccccatcccccacagacACTCCCCCAGCTTAGGGATaatgctccctcccccacagacgCCTATGGACTaaacccccatcccccacagacACTCCCCCACCGCAGGCATAATCAGCTCCTCTCCACACAGTCCCCTGGatttgcccccttcccccagacaCTCCTACCCCTCTCACGactaacctcccctccccctctccgccGCGCGCACTCCCCCTAGCCCCCCTCCCGCCACCCCGGGGGCGCTCTGCCCGCCGCGTCTGTAGCAGGTCCCCTCACCCCGCCGCCCGGCTGCTCACCCTGCATCGTGGGGTCTCCGACACCCCAACAGTGGAGCAGAAGCCGCGCACGCACCGCCCACCCGTGACCTCACTGCGGAGACGGCGGCGCGCGGGCACCAACCCGGCGGGCGCGCGCccccgcctccagccccgccTACTGTCTGGGGTAGCGCCGCGGCGGCTGCGAgcggctcccccgccccccacagcgaAAAGCTGGTGTCATGTAGCGAGACCCTCCTCCCTCGTCTCCACACGGAGCGCTCCCGTCCCAGTGCGCAGCGCTTTCCCCACAGGCACCTCACGCGCCCAGCGGGCCCTCCCGCCCCCTTTCGTGACCCCTGAGCCCTTCCCTGAGAGAACCCCACGCTCCTCCAGGGACCCACCCCACTTCCGTGAGGGCCCACAGATTACCCCCCTCCTTCAGAGACCCGGCCCCCTTCCGTGAGTGACTCACCCCACCCTGAgtgaccccgccccttcccagaaagatccccctgcccctcacagGGAGCACACCCCCCTATCGAAACCCCCAGGCTCGCCCAGGCACCCTCCCCCTCCTTCGCAGAGCCCCCGCCCCTTCCATGAGAGAGCCCCATGCTCCcccagaggccccaccccctactatGAGGAACCCCCATCCCACAGGGACTCTTCATGCCTCACGGGTCTCTAAGGGGTTCCTGCCACACAGTCAATCGATCCCCCAGAGTGGCCTTCTGCCCCCTCGCTCCCAGAGCACCTcacccagagaccccagcccTCCCACTGCTCAGTGAGCCCCTCCCTCCACAGAGacccccttctcccacagcaAGCCCTATCCTCACTCAGAGGCCCCTCACCCCACGGAGAAGCTctcaaccctcccccacccagagaCTCACCTCACAGATCTCCCACTTCTCAGCAACAGCTTCATCCACACCCCCAGGGAGACCTTCCCCCAGGTGTTTCCTTCCAGACAGTCCACCTTCACAAAGACCCCCATTGTTTCACAGAGAGCCTATTCCTACTTCACCATAGAGAGtctccccacccagtgaccttcCCTCTGACTCCTAAACAAagcccatctccctccccactgcccatggCAACAAGTACCCAGAAGCCCTTCCAGGGCCCTCCTCACAGAGCTGCTTCCCCTCCACCAAAGAGACCCCCTCCTTACTTCCCCCACACATACAATGCAGCTCCTCTTTCCTTCCATTATGAGACAAACATGGAGGTCTGGATGAAGAGTCAgaatctggggggagcatgggccgTTACAGCAGGGataagggggagagaagagagaacatagggagaaatcaaatcagtatcttagatgtctgtatgcTAATGCAAGAAGTATAGGGCATAAGCAGAAAGAACTAGACATGCTAGTCAATAAACATgaatgacatagttggcatcccAGAGAGttggtgggataatatgcatgactggaatattggtatagaagggtacagatTGCCCAGGAAGGACGa
This region of Chrysemys picta bellii isolate R12L10 chromosome 9, ASM1138683v2, whole genome shotgun sequence genomic DNA includes:
- the SKIL gene encoding ski-like protein isoform X2, whose protein sequence is MESPQTDFSVSPGSEQKESEVQEDGSPPVKKVMTEKHVNSKVQAVVNKLPTIKKENVDEYEETPMESDGENAKPNSTTLSESLNLNPGLQHTLAQFHLSSQSSLGGPAAFSARYSQESMSPTVFVPLPSPQILPSPLLIPSDSSTELTQSILEGESISCFKVGGEKRLCLPQVLNSVLRDFSLQQINTVCDELYIYCSRCTSDQLHILKVLGILPFNAPSCGLITLTDAQRLCNALLRPRTFPQNGTLLPAKNTLVQLKETGSAFEVEHECLGKCQGLFAPQFYLQPDAPCIQCLECYGMFSPQTFVMHSHRSPDKRTCHWGFESAKWHCYLHVNQKYLGTSEERKLKHLLEEMKEKFSMKNQKRIQSKVNPQESLELQQWYPVIKHEADPVTQSHSFVHPSYYLYMCDKVVAPNVSLTLQCKEATKTAVKISEVIKSLPGQSQKQVNSVKHKKAASYPELSLEEQEKIDLKTSTELHKSVDPPMSTNSTRRGKSEHATSKATAESNQVEVGNGAQTSSPTPIKDINCEDDKGRIMEEVMKTYLKQQEKLNTILQKKQQLQMEVEMLSNSKVMKELTEEQQNLQKELESLQTEHAQRMEEFYVEQRDLEKKLEQVMRQKCTCDSNLEKDKEAEYAAQLAELRQRLDHAETDRQELQDELRQEREAREKLEMMIKELKLQILKSSKNGKGK
- the SKIL gene encoding ski-like protein isoform X1, which gives rise to MESPQTDFSVSPGSEQKESEVQEDGSPPVKKVMTEKHVNSKVQAVVNKLPTIKKENVDEYEETPMESDGENAKPNSTTLSESLNLNPGLQHTLAQFHLSSQSSLGGPAAFSARYSQESMSPTVFVPLPSPQILPSPLLIPSDSSTELTQSILEGESISCFKVGGEKRLCLPQVLNSVLRDFSLQQINTVCDELYIYCSRCTSDQLHILKVLGILPFNAPSCGLITLTDAQRLCNALLRPRTFPQNGTLLPAKNTLVQLKETGSAFEVEHECLGKCQGLFAPQFYLQPDAPCIQCLECYGMFSPQTFVMHSHRSPDKRTCHWGFESAKWHCYLHVNQKYLGTSEERKLKHLLEEMKEKFSMKNQKRIQSKADPQESLELQQWYPVIKHEADPVTQSHSFVHPSYYLYMCDKVVAPNVSLTLQCKEATKTAVKISEVIKSLPGQSQKQVNSVKHKKAASYPELSLEEQEKIDLKTSTELHKSVDPPMSTNSTRRGKSEHATSKATAESNQVEVGNGAQTSSPTPIKDINCEDDKGRIMEEVMKTYLKQQEKLNTILQKKQQLQMEVEMLSNSKVMKELTEEQQNLQKELESLQTEHAQRMEEFYVEQRDLEKKLEQVMRQKCTCDSNLEKDKEAEYAAQLAELRQRLDHAETDRQELQDELRQEREAREKLEMMIKELKLQILKSSKNGKGK